In the genome of Chelmon rostratus isolate fCheRos1 chromosome 24, fCheRos1.pri, whole genome shotgun sequence, one region contains:
- the lig4 gene encoding DNA ligase 4, producing the protein MYKTNCTLRFPRIEKIRDDKEWHQCMTLAELDQFRSKASGKLASRHLRIDDSEPQKKKRKLPAKPKKVVGIIDHFKPQDLSGVRKETDMFEDVEFCILNGTEDHSKAELEKGVARCGGIVVQNPGRDTYCVIAGVENMRVKNLISSDQHDLVWAAWLLECMEQKQVVPWQPRHMIHMSPSTREHFAREYDSYGDSYFVETDEQQLREVFGRISSAEVSVNVSQVEQRYAWEDLPTSMFRPFKVYMDCYANIGDPTTAMPATCLDIRALEFRYHGGMVMQKLEEGVSHVIIAEETRLLDLRTLRRCFRKKFKIVRDSWVTDSITAGYLMNDTDYLV; encoded by the exons ATGTATAAAACCAACTGCACCCTGCGCTTCCCCAGGATTGAGAAGATCCGTGACGACAAGGAGTGGCACCAGTGCATGACTCTGGCAGAGCTGGATCAGTTCCGCAGCAAGGCATCTGGGAAACTGGCTTCGCGGCACCTTCGCATCGATGACAGCGAACCACAAAAGAAGAAGCGCAAGCTGCCAGCCAAACCCAAGAAGGTGGTCGGGATCATTGACCACTTTAAGCCCCAGGACCTCTCTGGGGTAAGAAAAGAGACGGATATGTTTGAGGACGTGGAGTTCTGTATCCTGAATGGCACAGAGGATCACTCCAAAGCTGAGCTGGAAAAGGGTGTAGCCAG GTGTGGAGGTATCGTGGTTCAAAACCCGGGACGGGACACCTACTGCGTGATTGCCGGTGTGGAGAACATGCGTGTGAAGAACCTGATTTCGTCCGACCAGCATGACTTGGTGTGGGCCGCCTGGTTGCTGGAGTGCATGGAGCAGAAGCAAGTGGTCCCGTGGCAACCGCGTCACATGATCCACATGTCGCCTTCCACCAGGGAGCACTTTGCCAGGGAGTATGACAGTTATGGCGACAGCTACTTTGTGGAGActgatgagcagcagctgcGGGAGGTGTTTGGCCGGATCAGCAGCGCGGAAGTGTCCGTGAACGTCAGCCAGGTGGAGCAGCGTTACGCCTGGGAGGACCTTCCCACCAGCATGTTCAGACCCTTCAAGGTTTACATGGACTGCTACGCCAACATAGGAGACCCTACAACCGCCATGCCAGCCACCTGTTTGGACATCAGGGCGCTGGAGTTTCGCTACCATGGAGGGATGGTGATGCAGAAGTTAGAGGAGGGAGTCTCTCATGTCATTATTGCAGAGGAAACAAGACTTCTGGATTTACGGACTCTGAGGCGCTGCTTTAGGAAGAAGTTTAAGATTGTAAGAGACTCATGGGTGACTGATTCAATCACAGCAGGGTATCTGATGAATGACACTGACTACTTAGTTTGA